The region GCTGTTTTTTAAAACTAACACCTACGAGCATCGGGAGAAGCTGCGCAAGATTTTTCCGTACGTACTGGGTGCCGTGACGCCTGCTTTGATGGCGAAACAATTCGAATTGGCGCGAACTAAGTTAGAACTGCGGCGCAAGGAGCGCGAACTCAAGGATGCCGAGCAGGTGTCTGCCCATTGGCTGGCTGATCTCACTTCCAAATTCAGCGAAGCCCAGGAGCTTGGGCTGGCGCCAAAGCTTGAGCTTCCCCCTACACGTGGGCAGATAATCGAGTTGCTGGAAGAGGTTGTATCCCGCACGGATTTAACTATTTCAGTCAGTACGGCGACGATCTCCGACGCGCTGAGCGAACTACAGGGCCTTGAGTCCGAGGAGCGAGAGGTATCGCGCGAGCTTACGTCGCTGAGGCACCGACTGGAAGAGATGAACCGCATGCTCACCGGTGTAGAACAGTACGATGCGGCCATCGGATTACAGCGCGGCCGTCTGCAGCTTTCCAGTTGGCTTATCGGTCACGTCGATGGAGAGGTGGATTGCCCCATTTGTGGCAGCCACACGGCATCGGCGCGCGGCAAGCTTGAGGTGCTCGCTGCCCGTCTTGAGGAAGTTGAGGCGGAGGCTGGTGTTGACAAGGAGGTGCCAGCAGCCTTTGATCGTGAACTACAGCGAGTGACGACCGAAGTCGACCAGGCAACCGAGCGTCTCCGCTCAGTTCAGATTCGCAAACGGGCGCTGTCGAGCCGATCGAAGGAGGCAAGTGAGCGCCAGTTCGCCGCGAAAAATGCCGAGCGCTTCGTGGGAAATCTTGAAGCTGCACTGGATCTACATCGGCGGTTAGGCGGCGATGGCGGCCTAGTCGAAGAGGTGAACAAGCTGCGTCAAACGGTTCAAGCGTTGGACGCCGAGTTACGAGTCCAGGACGTTGAGTCTCGCAAACGCCGCGCCTTGGCCGCCGTCAATACGCGTGCTGGCCGCCTGCTCCCCTTCCTGGACGTGGAAAACTCCGACGACCCGATCTCGCTGGAAATCAATGACTTAACAATCAAGGTCCGCGGCACGGATCGTGACGATTATTTATCCGAGATCGGTAGCGGCTCAAATTGGCTCTCCTATCACTTGGCTATGCTGCTTGCTTTGCATCAATTCTACATATCCCAACCTAACAGTCCGGTTCCAGGGTTCTTAGTTCTAGACCAGCCTAGTCAGGTCTACTTTCCCAAGAGTCTAGTACGGCGCCAAGACGAGGAGGAGGAGCAAGAGCCGCGTCTGCGCGACGAAGATGTCGATGCGGTACACAAAGCTTTCGAGGTATTAAGCAAGGTTGTATTGGCCGCCAAGGGTAAGCTTCAGGTCATTGTTCTGGACCATGCGTCTCGTGACATTTGGGGCGATATCCCGGGAATCGTTGGCCTGAAGGAATGGCGGGATGGCACCAAGCTCGTGCCAATGACGTGGCTATCAAACAGCAAGGATAGTTCGCCCCAATAGGGAGCTTATTCATTGGCGCTGCGGGCCTGCGGCTTGGCAATAGTGGCTTGTGTGTACGACATCACGCAGTGACGAGGTCCAATTTAGTTGCAGGCGCGTCGGATGTGACCTGCTCCCCGTGGTTAGTACGAAATCGATGTAGAGTCCGTTCACAAAGGAACGGCAATGAAGAAACGATTTACGGAAGAACAGATCATCGGGGTGCTGAAGGAGGCCGAGGCGGGGGCCAAGGTGGTCGAACTGTGCCGCAAGCACGGGATCTCGGAGGCCACCTACTACAACTGGAAGGCGAAGTTCGGCGGTATGACCGTCTCGGACGCCCAGCGACTGAAGGAACTGGAGCAAGAGAACAACAAGCTCAAGAAGCTGTTGGCTGAATCGATGCTGGACAAGGCTGCGCTTCAGGACCTTTTGAGCCGAAAGTAGCAAGCCCGCAGGCCAAACGCGAAGCGGTCAGAACGTTGATGACCGAGCGCGGCATGGGTATCACCCGGGCCTGCGGGCTGGTAGGCATTTCCCGGTCGCTATTCGCTTATGAAAGCAAGCGTACGGGCGATGTGGCATTGACCGAGCGCATGAAGGAGATGGCAGCGCTCAAGCGACGCTACGGCTATCGGCGCATCCATATTCTGCTGCGCCGTGAAGGATGGAAGACGAATCACAAGCGGGTCTGGCGGCTTTACAGCCAAGCCGGCTTGAGCGTTCGTAAGCGTCGCCGCAAGCGCATCGCTCCCGCAGAACGGGTAGTTCGTCCCGTCGCGACGGCGCCGAATCAGAGCTGGTCGATGGACTTCGTGTCCGACGGCCTGGCCTATGGCCGCAGGTTCCGGTGCTTGAACATCGTCGATGACTACACGCGCGAGTGTCTTGCCATCGAGGTCGATACCTCACTGCCGGGATTGCGGGTGGCGCAGGTGCTGCAACGGCTTGCGGAACTGCATGGGCTGCCCAAATCCATCACCGTGGACAACGGCCCAGAGTTTGCCGGCAGGGCCTTGGACGCTTGGGCCTATCAGGTCGGCGTGAAGCTGTCGTTCATCAGACCAGGCAAACCCGTGGAGAATGCATACATCGAGAGCTTCAACGGAAAATTCCACGATGAATGCCTGAATGAGCATTGGTTCATGTCGCTGCGCCAAGCCAAATCCTTGATCGAAGACTGGCGCGTCGAGTACAACACCGAACGCCCGCATAGCGCGCTGGGATACTTAACGCCGGAGCAGTTTGCTCAGGCGCATCGGCAACAACGGTTTTTAACCCTGGACTCTATGTCGGTGCCGTACTAAGTCTGGGGGCAGGTCAGATGCACTATAGATCGGTCAGAAGAATTGGGAGGTAGTTGGAATGGCTCGGAGATCCAACATTGCGAGTCGAAAGGCTATTGCTCAGGCCCCTGCCTCATATGCGGCGAAAATGGCTGATACCGTCCTAAATTTGCCTGTGCTAGGCGCAGATGAAATAGCTGGCAGCTCTTCTCGGACGAACATGTCTCAGCTCAAGATGCCAGCCAATTCCCATTAAAGTCGGCTGAACAGAACCAATCGTTCTCGTATAAGGCGAGGTACATCGTACGTTTCCAACCATTAAGCAGTAGGTGATGATCCGCTGCAACGACGTGCAGATGCGCTTTGAATTGAGCCGATGAGAACACGGCAAGACTTGACTTACGCTGAAGAATCAGCGGACTGATCTCACCCGCGACCTGACTGGAAAACCGATCTTTCAGACCGCAGTCCGCAAAGTGCTGCCTTGCCCGCTGTTGGTCGACCGCTGGCCAATGCCCTGGCGGATTCGCAAAAAAACGTATTGCAACCGGTTCGCAGCGAATGACTTCTGCGTAAACCCAGCGCTCCAAGAAAAAACAATCCTTATCTAGATAGGGGTGAATCGGTTGCAGCTCAGGTGCCGCCGGAAAGCCCGCCCCAGCATCCGTGTTGCAATCTCGGCAGGCCGGAACAAGGTTGTGCGGATGAACCGAAAGCGCCGGAAACTTGGCCTTTGGCAAATAATGATCGAGTGTTCGAGCAGTGCCAATTCCCGCGCAGTAGGGACATTGACCCTGTGCAGCGACTAGAATCTGATCGTGAATGTCACGCGGGCGCCCTTTTGATCCTATGACACCTTTGTCATACAAATCCATCAGGTCTCCCTTAGATAGTCCACCCGCGATGATGTCCTCCCGATGCCCATGTCTTGCCCGCGGCAGGTGGCACCAGGCCTGTGTACCCGATTGGGCTGAAAATGCATATGCGGCGGCTTGGATATCAAGTCGACTTGCAGTGAATATTGTCCTTGCACCATTGTCCATCTCATCGGCGCAGGCATCGAATATATCCAGCTCTTGAAAAGCTGGAGCGGTTAATTTCTTCATCTATCAAACTATTCAGAATCGCGATTGATGGTCATTGCGCGCAGAATCCCCCGCGCCTCAAATCCAAGGTTGCCTTGAAAACGAGATAGAATTTCATCGTACGTCTCCCCTGAGGCAACAGCTTCCCGCAATAAAGTATGAAATCCCGACTTTTCGACCTCAAGGCGGAATACATCTCTGGTGAGAGCCCCAACATTCTCACCAAATGTTTCCACCTCTGGCCTGAATTTTTCAGATGACGTCCTTTCTCGATAAAGCTTCCACACACAAGACTTTGGAATCTCCTGAAGGACAACAGGGGAGTGAGTAGCAATGATTGCAACCCCATTTTGTTTGTATAAAAGCTGGCTAAGACTTCTTACAAGAGCTGATAGAAGAGGTGGGTGGAGGTGACTCTCAGGCTCATCAATTAGTACTAGAGTTTTCTCCTCTACCTTCGCGACAAGCTGCGTTACCATAAGAATGGCAATAGCGTGCCCAGAACTCATCTTGGCAATACGATGTCCAGCTGGTTCAGAGATTGTGTCCAGGTCATAGTGAAGCAGATCAAGGAGCTGCATTTCAGCAAAGTTGCTATCACTCTGCAGGACGGAAATGGTATCGGCCCAACGCTGTCTCCGTGGCAATTCGCTCAGGCAAAATTTTAGCGATTCAACAAACTCCTCATGCAGCTGCGCGCGGGATTTGAGTATTGCACCATCATCCCCGGAATAGTCGGTCAATCCGATATAGCTATACGGAGTGCCATCAGATGGGTTCTCATTAGCTGCTGGAAGGTCGAACGGGTCAAAGGCACTGAATGCTATTGACACAAGATTGGCAAAAAAATCTTTACCTAGCCTCTTCCTTGAATCGGCAAAAAATTGCTTCTGATAGAACTCTGCTCCGTTTTCAGAGTGGCCAGAAATTGCTTTGACCATGTGTTTCAAAATGGTCGTTTTCCCGACGCCGTTTCTGCCGATGAGTGCGTGGATGTTTGTACTTGGCAACGATCCTGCCTCGACGTTAAATCCGAGATCGAAACCCGCGAAGGTTGGCGAGCTTGGAAGAAAAAAGTGGAAATTAAAATCAGTTGGCGGGGAATCACCAGCTAATACTCTCTTAAACTGAGTCCTAATCGCGTTAATACTAACACTGCGAAGATGAGATACCTTAAACACCTCCTCATCTTTAGCAAAATCGAGTATTGAGGGAGTCTTTACAACATCTCTCAATTTAACGAGAAAGGTATCACGCCAGTCTGGCGAAAAGTCTTTCCACAGTTTTCTGTAGAAGTCGACATCCGTGGCCACAGAGAAATAATTGGAAGAAAGCTCCGCAAAGCCTTTATCCAGAGTGCTGAAGGTGCTTGTTGCGGTCGTTTGACCCACAAATCCAATTTTGATGTTTGGCAGACTGTGTCCTCTGCCATTTTCATCATAGACATAAACCTCAAACATTGTAACAAAAGAGAAATCATTCCAATTATCAATTTTGAGATAAACGGTATTTGAGCCCCCCTCTTGAGGCCGCTCCATTCTGGTGATTACTCTAAATTGAATTTGCATAATTTCCCTAGTTTTTATCTGCAATAGCCGAAATAGAGGGCCAAATGCCTATTATTAATTAAAGAGGAATGACACTTACTACAGCAACCTCATCTTTCTCGATGGCTCGCATGCTAGAAATTTGTTTGTGCACCAATGCCGAGGTGGAAGGCCTCGAACAGCCACGACGCAATGATCTCGGCAAACTTGGTGTTTATAGCGCGACTCCAATCGACAATGGCGATCTTGCGGTTTCAGCCTGTGCGGAGGACATGAGTGAATCCGTCGATGCACCGGCACTTGGAATAACCGTGCAGTCGTGTAAGGTTTATGATGCCAACGTCCGCTCTTGGCCAATTCTGTTGAAAAACTCGCCACGGTACCGTTCGTCTGGCAGAATTTGCAAAGCGCCAATGGGTTCGGAGAGCACCGACATGATGGGTCACCAGGCGAGCGGGCAAGAGCGATTGTTTTATTCCTTCAATCTTGAAGACCTCATTCCGCCGACTCACCTTCTGAGGGCCATTGATCGCTGTTTAGATCTGAGTGAACTCCATCGACACCTGGCAGAGCACTACAGCCATACTGGCCGCCCCTCCATTGATCCCGAACTCATGATCCGGATGTTGATCGTTGGGTATTGCTACGGCATCCGCTCCGAGCGACGTCTGTGCGAAGAGGTTCAACTGAATCTTGCATATCGATGGTTCTGTCGTCTCAGCCTCGAGGATGCAGTGCCCGATCACTCGACCTTCTCCAAGAACCGACATGGACGTTTCCGCGCCAGCGATACCTTCCGCTGGTTGTTCGATGAAGTGGTCCGTCGTTGCATGGCTGCGGGCCTAGTCAAAGGCGAAGGCTTCGCTGTCGACGCCAGCGTCGTGGCCGCTGATGCGAGCCGCCAGCGCGGTGTTCCTGCCAGTGAGGTCACCGACTGGTCGAACCCCGCACTCAGCACGCGTGCCGTGCGCGAGTATCTCGAAGCGCTCAACGACGAAGCGTTCGAACAAGCCGTTCCCCGGCGAATCTCGCTGACCGATCCGCAGTCACGGTGGACGGCCGCCCCTGGCGGTCCCGCATTCTTCGCCTATTCGACAAACTATCTGATCGATACCGAGCATGGCGTGATCCTCGACGTCGAAGCCACCCCTGCACATCGCACCGCAGAAGTGGACTCTACCAAGACGATGGTAGATCGTGTCGAGGAACGATTCGACGTCACCCCTGAACGGCTCATCGGCGATACCGCTTACGGCACGGCTCACATGCTGGCGTGGATGGTGCAAGACAAGGGGATCGAGCCGCACGTGCCCGTCTGGGATAAAACCCAGCGCAAGGACGACAGTCTATCGAGCAGCGACTTCGAATGGGATGGCGGGGCTAACGAATATCGTTGCCCCGAGGGGCATGCACTGCGCAGCGAGCGGCGCATATTCAAGATCGAACGCACTCACGTCACCAAGGCGGGCACCGTAATCTACCGGGCCAGCAACACTGACTGCGGTAAGTGCGCGATGAAGCCGCGATGCTGCCCCAATACGCCGATGCGCAAGATCGCTCGCAGCATTCACGAGGATGCACGCGATGTAGCCAGGCGTATCGGCGCCACCGTGCAATACCAGCGCTCACGTCACGAACGAAAGAAAGTCGAGGTGCTGTTTGCGCACCTCAAACGTATTTTGAAGATCGACCGCTTGCGGTTGCGCGGACTTACTGGTGCAGCAGACGAATTCACGCTTGCAGCAGCCGTTCAGAACCTCCGTCGTCTTGCGATGCTTACCTCTCAGGGGCCACCGGTTCAGGGCACAGGTGCGCCTAGTTGAGGCGAAACCCACCGATTAACAAGGCAACCGGGCATCAGTACCCGGTTCCAATCGAAAAAAGGCGAAAGCCGCCCGGTCATCGGGCTTGTAAGCGCGACCAATCGCGACCAGCAATCGAGTTTTTCAACAGAATCGGTCCGGAAACCGACATTCGCCAGGGCATCGCCAGCTGGGCCTTCGCAAGGGTCTTGCGCGACTTAATTTCTACGCACAACAGATACCATGCACCCGCTGAATCACGACGGATCTACACCATCATTAGGATGCAAGGTCCGTTGATCGATGTCCGCAGGATCCTTCTCCTGCCATTTTTTCCAATAGCTCTGCCGCTTCTGCTCGATGCTTTCACGATTTTTCTCGAACCATTGCGTGGCGTCCGGGGACAGCTCTGTCCAGGTCGTGGACTTGAGTATGTCAGCCAGTTCTTTGTCGCTGAGCGTTCGGCGGGTGTACGTGCTGGATCGAGCTGGCCATAACGAAAAACGGCCAGTGACGAAGCCCATGCGCACGAGCCCTTGGGCGTAATAGATCTTGCCAGGTGCCAGGTCCGCTTCCATGAAGTCGGCATTTTCCTGAATCACCATGAAGACATGACGGCCAGGCGTGGTGTTATAGGCGAAGCTGGTGCCATGGGAAAGGGAACCGATGATACGGGTCTCCTCATTCGTCGCATCGAATATAGTGCCGTCGATGCCGCTGCCATACAAGGAGTTGTCGCGCAAGAAAATGACCTGCGCCTGATCGGGCGAAGGAGGCGCTGGCGGCCCCTTTGCGCGCATGGTCGGCGCGGCGCAGCCGGCCAAGGTCAACAACAAAGCCGCGAACAGGATCTTGCGCAACGCCATGAAGCCTCCGTTTGGACAGAATCGCAGTGCCTGCGTACAGGTGAGCCGGCAGAGAAATGGCCGGCGGCAGGGCGCGATCAGCGAGGCAGAATATAACAAAAAGTATCCGCGATGCTCCAGATCTTCTAAATTTCCTAAAACGTGCATTCTCGCGCCCGAACTCGCTGATGCAGGTTGCGACGAGAACACCGCTCGCTACGCTGCTGATTTCATCAAAGTTCGTTCAGCTTTCTTCCTGCGCCACCAACGACCCGGCAAAGACATAACCCAGCCGATGGACGGTATGCAGCGGCAACCGCTGCCCAGCAGTCAGCACCTTCTTGCGCAGGCGGCTGATCACCACGTTCATGGACCGCAGGTTCGCATCGGACATGAAACGGCGCAGGTCCTTCCTGGACAACTCACGCTGCGGACTTTCGAGCATGCAGTTGAAGCAGCTGCGCTCAAGCCCCGTCAACGGGATGCGCGTGCCGTCGGGCGCCATCAGCACCCAGCTTTGGTACATCCGGCACCACGGTGCATGCGCCGGGCCAGGCGCCGATGCCGAGTGGGCCGAGGTGCGCAAGGGCGGCAGGATGCCGGGATAGCGCACCGCGCGCCGCGGGGGCGGCACGGTGGACGCGCGCGCCAGCCCGCCACGGCTGGCCGGGCTCAGGTCCGCACGCCGGGCCTGGGCGCGCAGCAAGGCGGCGAACTCGACGCCTTCGTATTCGCGGTCCAGGCACAGATGCGCGCCCGCGCCCAACACGCGCAGCCGCATATCCGTGGCTGCGCCGGGCATCTGCACCACGACACCGGCCGCGTGTTCTGCCTCCAGGCGGGGCAGCAAGGTGTCGGTCAGCAGGCCTTGCGGCGTGCCGGCCCCCAGCACAACCAGCTGCGCGGGATGACGATTGAGCCAGCGGAACAGCGTATCGGCATCATGGACGCCGTGTACCTGAAAGCCGGAGGGCCGCAGCAGATTCAACATGTGCGTGCGGGCGGGAGCTTCCGGTTCATACAACACAACCGAAATCGGACGGGACGTAATCGAGGTATTCACAGTCTGGGGCGCTTCCATGACATTCCATAAAGGTTCGTATCAGGGGAAAAAACTAACACCGTCGTTCCCCTTTTGGAGCACCGCACACAACAATCAGACTGATCCGACAGAGACTTCCATCCTCTCGTAGGACTAACGTAAAAACGGTTAATTCGCGGTAATGTTTGAGCCGCAGATCGTTTAAGCCGCAAATCGTTTAATTCACCAACAGCGCGCTTGACGATGCACGCGCCCGCCGCGGCGCCGCGCTCACCCCCGATGGATATCGTGCGTGACGAATCCGCTGCCCGCTTCCGGCCGCGCCAGCACGTCCGGCCGCGCCAGCGTCGCCCGAATATCGGCCAGCCCCGACTGCCAGTGCTCCCGCATGGCCTCGGTGCCGAATTCGTAATCCTTGGAATGGCGCTCGTAGTTCTTGCTCTGGTAGATCAGGTTGATGACGTTGATGACCGGCGTGCAGGCCGACTCGCGGATCTGGGCCAGATCCGGCGCGTTGCGTTGCTGCTCCGGCAACAGGGCCAGCAGGCGCTGCAGATCGCGGCGCAGCCCCAGGTTGCGTTGCAGCGTGTCGGTGACCAGGCGGGTCCGGCTGGAGTACTGGATGTCCTTCTGCCGCTCCATGACTTTTTCCAGGGTATCGGGCAAGGGGCCGCGCGCGGGCCACAGGTCCACCTGCAAGGCCAGGGTGTCCCAGGTCGGATGGGGCGACAGCACGTAGTAGAGCGGGGTGTTCGACACCACGCCGCCGTCCCAGTAGTACTCCCCGTCGATTTCAACAGCGGGGAAGCCTGGCGGCAGCGCCCCCGACGCCATCACGTGGCGCGCGGTCAGCCGGATCTTCTTGCTGTCGAAATAGGCGAAATTGCCGGTGCGCACATTGACCGCGCCAAAGCTGGCGCGCACGTCGCCACGATTGAGCAGATCGAAATCCACATACGTGTTCAGCGTCTTTTCCAGTGGCGCCGTGTCGTAATAGCTGGCGCCGGCGGGCCCCTGGCCCTGCGACCAGAATGGCGGGAACGGACGCGGCTGGAAAAATCCCGGCTGCCCGTAGAACAGCGCATGGGAGGCCGCCAGGACGCTGTTCAGGCCAGGTGAGCCGTAGGCATAGGGCACGGCCGCCCCCCAGGCGCTGGCCGCCGCGGCGCCCGCTCCTGGCTGGAACATGGCGGCGAACATGTCGCCCCACGGCAAGGCCCCATAGCCGTAGGGCCGGCAGATCGACTCCCAGAAACCATGCAGGCGCTCGACCCGCTCGTCCGGGGGCGACCCCGCGATGATGGCGGCATTGATGGCGCCGATGGATATCCCCGCCACCCAATCCGGCTGCACGCCGGCTTCGTGCATGCCTTGATAGACGCCGGCCTGGTAGGACCCCAGCGCACCACCGCCTTGCAATACCAGTGCGACGGTGTCGTAGCCGGACTTGGCGCGTTGCGCACGCCCATTTGCCCCATTGGCCCTGCTTGCCTTGCCTGCTGCTGCCATGTCAACCCTGCCATCGAGATAGCGATGGCAGGTATTGTGCCCCGTTTCCGAGGCAGCCGGATTACCCCAGCAGCAGCGCGTCGTCGGACAGGTTCTCGCCCCGCACCTGTTCGAACATGGCGAGCAGATCACGCACCTGCAAGCCTTTGCGCTGGTCGCCCGCGACGTCCAGGACCACGCGCCCTTCGTGCAGCATCACGGTGCGGTCCCCCACTTCCAGCGCCTGGCGCATGCTGTGGGTCACCATCATGGTGGTCAGTTCGTGTTCGGCGACGATGCGCACCGTCAGTTCCAGCACGAACTGCGCGGTGCGCGGATCGAGCGCGGCCGTGTGTTCGTCCAGCAGCAG is a window of Bordetella sp. N DNA encoding:
- a CDS encoding DUF3732 domain-containing protein; its protein translation is MFLQIRSVVLWPRNPVFSPRRLRFDLGKVNVISGASRTGKSAVIPIIDYCLGSATCSIPVNTIRKHCEWFGVIVATSQGDKLLARREPGSQRSTDDMFLIEGDNIVDIPQRITKNTNADTVKRLLDDLAGLSKLDFTGGDESTGFDGRPSFRDLAAFTFQPQNIVANPDVLFFKTNTYEHREKLRKIFPYVLGAVTPALMAKQFELARTKLELRRKERELKDAEQVSAHWLADLTSKFSEAQELGLAPKLELPPTRGQIIELLEEVVSRTDLTISVSTATISDALSELQGLESEEREVSRELTSLRHRLEEMNRMLTGVEQYDAAIGLQRGRLQLSSWLIGHVDGEVDCPICGSHTASARGKLEVLAARLEEVEAEAGVDKEVPAAFDRELQRVTTEVDQATERLRSVQIRKRALSSRSKEASERQFAAKNAERFVGNLEAALDLHRRLGGDGGLVEEVNKLRQTVQALDAELRVQDVESRKRRALAAVNTRAGRLLPFLDVENSDDPISLEINDLTIKVRGTDRDDYLSEIGSGSNWLSYHLAMLLALHQFYISQPNSPVPGFLVLDQPSQVYFPKSLVRRQDEEEEQEPRLRDEDVDAVHKAFEVLSKVVLAAKGKLQVIVLDHASRDIWGDIPGIVGLKEWRDGTKLVPMTWLSNSKDSSPQ
- a CDS encoding IS3 family transposase (programmed frameshift) → MKKRFTEEQIIGVLKEAEAGAKVVELCRKHGISEATYYNWKAKFGGMTVSDAQRLKELEQENNKLKKLLAESMLDKAALQDLLSRKLASPQAKREAVRTLMTERGMGITRACGLVGISRSLFAYESKRTGDVALTERMKEMAALKRRYGYRRIHILLRREGWKTNHKRVWRLYSQAGLSVRKRRRKRIAPAERVVRPVATAPNQSWSMDFVSDGLAYGRRFRCLNIVDDYTRECLAIEVDTSLPGLRVAQVLQRLAELHGLPKSITVDNGPEFAGRALDAWAYQVGVKLSFIRPGKPVENAYIESFNGKFHDECLNEHWFMSLRQAKSLIEDWRVEYNTERPHSALGYLTPEQFAQAHRQQRFLTLDSMSVPY
- a CDS encoding HNH endonuclease — its product is MKKLTAPAFQELDIFDACADEMDNGARTIFTASRLDIQAAAYAFSAQSGTQAWCHLPRARHGHREDIIAGGLSKGDLMDLYDKGVIGSKGRPRDIHDQILVAAQGQCPYCAGIGTARTLDHYLPKAKFPALSVHPHNLVPACRDCNTDAGAGFPAAPELQPIHPYLDKDCFFLERWVYAEVIRCEPVAIRFFANPPGHWPAVDQQRARQHFADCGLKDRFSSQVAGEISPLILQRKSSLAVFSSAQFKAHLHVVAADHHLLLNGWKRTMYLALYENDWFCSADFNGNWLAS
- a CDS encoding AAA family ATPase, whose translation is MQIQFRVITRMERPQEGGSNTVYLKIDNWNDFSFVTMFEVYVYDENGRGHSLPNIKIGFVGQTTATSTFSTLDKGFAELSSNYFSVATDVDFYRKLWKDFSPDWRDTFLVKLRDVVKTPSILDFAKDEEVFKVSHLRSVSINAIRTQFKRVLAGDSPPTDFNFHFFLPSSPTFAGFDLGFNVEAGSLPSTNIHALIGRNGVGKTTILKHMVKAISGHSENGAEFYQKQFFADSRKRLGKDFFANLVSIAFSAFDPFDLPAANENPSDGTPYSYIGLTDYSGDDGAILKSRAQLHEEFVESLKFCLSELPRRQRWADTISVLQSDSNFAEMQLLDLLHYDLDTISEPAGHRIAKMSSGHAIAILMVTQLVAKVEEKTLVLIDEPESHLHPPLLSALVRSLSQLLYKQNGVAIIATHSPVVLQEIPKSCVWKLYRERTSSEKFRPEVETFGENVGALTRDVFRLEVEKSGFHTLLREAVASGETYDEILSRFQGNLGFEARGILRAMTINRDSE
- a CDS encoding IS1182 family transposase → MMGHQASGQERLFYSFNLEDLIPPTHLLRAIDRCLDLSELHRHLAEHYSHTGRPSIDPELMIRMLIVGYCYGIRSERRLCEEVQLNLAYRWFCRLSLEDAVPDHSTFSKNRHGRFRASDTFRWLFDEVVRRCMAAGLVKGEGFAVDASVVAADASRQRGVPASEVTDWSNPALSTRAVREYLEALNDEAFEQAVPRRISLTDPQSRWTAAPGGPAFFAYSTNYLIDTEHGVILDVEATPAHRTAEVDSTKTMVDRVEERFDVTPERLIGDTAYGTAHMLAWMVQDKGIEPHVPVWDKTQRKDDSLSSSDFEWDGGANEYRCPEGHALRSERRIFKIERTHVTKAGTVIYRASNTDCGKCAMKPRCCPNTPMRKIARSIHEDARDVARRIGATVQYQRSRHERKKVEVLFAHLKRILKIDRLRLRGLTGAADEFTLAAAVQNLRRLAMLTSQGPPVQGTGAPS
- a CDS encoding winged helix-turn-helix domain-containing protein; amino-acid sequence: MEAPQTVNTSITSRPISVVLYEPEAPARTHMLNLLRPSGFQVHGVHDADTLFRWLNRHPAQLVVLGAGTPQGLLTDTLLPRLEAEHAAGVVVQMPGAATDMRLRVLGAGAHLCLDREYEGVEFAALLRAQARRADLSPASRGGLARASTVPPPRRAVRYPGILPPLRTSAHSASAPGPAHAPWCRMYQSWVLMAPDGTRIPLTGLERSCFNCMLESPQRELSRKDLRRFMSDANLRSMNVVISRLRKKVLTAGQRLPLHTVHRLGYVFAGSLVAQEES
- a CDS encoding DUF3734 domain-containing protein translates to MAAAGKASRANGANGRAQRAKSGYDTVALVLQGGGALGSYQAGVYQGMHEAGVQPDWVAGISIGAINAAIIAGSPPDERVERLHGFWESICRPYGYGALPWGDMFAAMFQPGAGAAAASAWGAAVPYAYGSPGLNSVLAASHALFYGQPGFFQPRPFPPFWSQGQGPAGASYYDTAPLEKTLNTYVDFDLLNRGDVRASFGAVNVRTGNFAYFDSKKIRLTARHVMASGALPPGFPAVEIDGEYYWDGGVVSNTPLYYVLSPHPTWDTLALQVDLWPARGPLPDTLEKVMERQKDIQYSSRTRLVTDTLQRNLGLRRDLQRLLALLPEQQRNAPDLAQIRESACTPVINVINLIYQSKNYERHSKDYEFGTEAMREHWQSGLADIRATLARPDVLARPEAGSGFVTHDIHRG